A stretch of Geobacter sp. DNA encodes these proteins:
- a CDS encoding M3 family oligoendopeptidase has translation MTDHQCWDTSRLYPTPDAPELDADFTKATELGQAFRERYLEKVAGLSPDGLLEALASYEKLQELAIKPQLYSHLLFAADSEADSHKSLMQKAMEFGNELSRTILFFDLEIMALEAGPFERLVADDRFASYRHYLHGIRKFQPYALPEREEQLLKQKNLTGVEAFAKLFEELTASLSYRMELDGEERDFTGEELLSLLHHPDAAVRERSLTVFLEGHARQQVVISTVFNTIALDHGQELGLRGYRQPIQPTNIGNELSDEAVEHLMQVTEANYPLAQGYFRLKARLLGMEKLKNTDVYAPVGETSRSFSFDEARELVLAAYGGFNPAYAPIIDAFFCERRIDVSPRPGKTGGAFCMGMTPRLPPYLLLNFTGRLRDVATLAHELGHGLHYVVAQEQNMLNYHPPLPLAETASVFGEMLLSRHLLANESDRQVKIAILCAVIEDIIATTFRQVVLTRFEQRLHSERSEGLLTASRLCDLWWEENARLFGDSVAMIEPYRWGWSYISHFIHTRFYCYAYTFAELLVISLYARYEEDGPAFVPAFHRVLESGGSCSPADTAALAGIDIADPGFWQKGYDVLGRLIRELEELVQS, from the coding sequence ATGACCGACCACCAATGCTGGGACACCAGCCGCCTCTACCCCACACCGGACGCTCCCGAACTGGACGCCGATTTCACAAAAGCCACCGAGCTGGGCCAGGCCTTCAGGGAGCGTTACTTGGAGAAGGTTGCCGGGCTCTCCCCGGACGGGCTGCTTGAGGCCCTGGCAAGCTACGAGAAGCTCCAGGAGCTGGCCATCAAGCCGCAGCTCTACTCCCACCTCCTCTTTGCCGCGGACAGCGAAGCAGACAGCCACAAATCGCTGATGCAGAAGGCCATGGAGTTCGGCAACGAGCTCTCGCGGACTATCCTCTTCTTCGACCTGGAGATCATGGCGCTTGAGGCCGGGCCGTTCGAGCGGCTCGTTGCCGACGACCGCTTCGCCTCTTACCGCCACTACCTGCATGGCATCCGCAAGTTCCAGCCCTATGCCCTGCCCGAGCGGGAAGAGCAGCTCCTCAAGCAGAAGAACCTGACCGGCGTGGAGGCCTTTGCCAAGCTGTTCGAGGAACTGACCGCCTCCCTCTCCTACCGGATGGAGCTTGACGGCGAGGAGCGGGACTTTACCGGCGAAGAGCTTTTGAGCCTGCTGCACCACCCGGACGCCGCGGTCCGCGAGCGGTCGCTCACCGTCTTCCTGGAGGGGCATGCCAGGCAGCAGGTGGTGATCTCGACCGTCTTCAATACCATTGCCCTCGACCATGGCCAGGAGCTGGGGCTGCGCGGCTACCGACAGCCGATCCAGCCGACCAACATCGGCAACGAGCTCTCCGACGAGGCCGTGGAGCACCTGATGCAGGTGACCGAGGCCAACTACCCGCTGGCACAGGGCTACTTCCGCCTGAAAGCCCGGCTGCTCGGGATGGAAAAGCTGAAGAACACCGACGTCTACGCCCCGGTGGGGGAGACCTCACGCAGCTTCAGCTTCGACGAGGCCAGGGAGCTGGTCCTTGCCGCCTACGGCGGCTTCAACCCGGCCTATGCCCCGATCATCGACGCCTTCTTCTGCGAGCGCCGCATCGACGTTTCCCCCCGCCCCGGCAAGACCGGCGGCGCTTTCTGCATGGGGATGACCCCGAGGCTTCCCCCTTACCTGCTCCTCAACTTTACCGGCAGGCTCCGCGACGTCGCCACCCTGGCCCATGAACTCGGCCATGGGCTCCACTACGTGGTCGCCCAGGAGCAGAACATGCTCAACTACCATCCGCCACTGCCGCTGGCAGAGACCGCCTCGGTCTTCGGCGAGATGCTCCTCTCGCGCCACCTGCTGGCCAACGAGAGCGACCGCCAGGTGAAGATCGCCATCCTCTGCGCGGTCATCGAGGACATCATCGCCACCACCTTCCGCCAGGTGGTGCTGACCCGCTTCGAGCAGCGGCTGCACAGCGAGCGGAGCGAGGGGCTCCTGACCGCCTCACGGCTCTGCGACCTCTGGTGGGAGGAGAACGCCCGGCTGTTCGGCGACAGCGTCGCCATGATCGAGCCCTACCGCTGGGGGTGGAGCTACATCTCCCACTTCATCCACACCCGCTTCTACTGTTATGCCTACACCTTTGCCGAACTGCTGGTGATCTCCCTCTATGCCCGCTACGAAGAGGACGGCCCTGCCTTTGTCCCGGCGTTCCACCGCGTCCTCGAAAGCGGCGGCTCCTGCTCCCCTGCCGATACCGCGGCCCTTGCCGGCATCGACATCGCCGATCCGGGGTTCTGGCAGAAGGGATACGACGTCCTGGGGCGGCTGATCCGGGAGCTGGAAGAACTGGTACAGTCGTAA